The Cucumis melo cultivar AY chromosome 6, USDA_Cmelo_AY_1.0, whole genome shotgun sequence genome includes a region encoding these proteins:
- the LOC103491140 gene encoding caffeic acid 3-O-methyltransferase-like, translated as MRLCIDYRELNKVTVKNRYPLPRIDDLFDQLQGATVFSKIDLRSGYHQLRIRDGDIPKTAFRSRYGHYEFVVMSFGLTNAPAVFMDLMNRVFKDFLDSFVIVFIDDILIYSKTEAEHEEHLHQVLETLRANKLYAKFSKCEFWLRKVTFLGHVVSSAQSKKWVSIWGSKHWTLPPPDEQQHYAYAAQLVTYTVLPMTLQVVFELGVFDIIAKAGDGAELSATQIANEITNANPDAASMIDRMLRLLASHSVVGCFVGFDEDGKMQRLYSLNPISKYYVRNKDGVSVAFNLSLIQDKVFLDSWSELKNAVIEGEVPFKRGGSWSTCFEYCGLDPRFNQIFNAAMRNHSTMFIDKIVKSYKGFENIKQLVDVGGGLGVCLQIITSTYPSIKGINFDLPHVIQNAPSYPGVEHVGGDMFENVPNGDAIFMKWILHDWNDDKCVKLLKNCYDAIPNDGKIIVVDAIPNDGKIIVVDAIHTMVPETTSATRAVAQGDVLMMTQIRAGKERTRDEFKALATKAGFEHVNFHSYVCNLWVIELFKIFQPEG; from the exons atgcgcctttgtattgactaccgagagctgaacaaggtgacagtcaaaaaccgctaccccttgcctaGGATTGacgacctgttcgatcagttgcagggagccactgtcttttccaagatcgacctgcgatcaggctatcaccagttgaggattagggacggtgacattcccaagacggcctttcgatcgaggtacggacattacgaattcgttgtgatgtctttcggcttgactaacgctcctgcagtattcatggatttgatgaacagggtgtttaaggactttctagactcgttcgtcatagtcttcattgacgacatcctcatttactcaaaaactgaggctgagcacgaggagcacttacaccaggttttggagacccttcgagccaacaagttgtatgccaagttctccaagtgtgaattctggttaaggaaggtgacgtttcttggccacgtggtttccagtg CTCAAAGCAAGAAATGGGTTTCAATATGGGGGAGCAAACATTGGACGTTGCCACCACCCGATGAGCAGCAACATTACGCTTATGCTGCACAATTGGTTACCTACACTGTGCTGCCGATGACGCTCCAAGTAGTGTTTGAGCTAGGTGTATTTGATATCATAGCAAAGGCCGGGGATGGGGCTGAACTCTCTGCCACACAGATAGCCAATGAGATAACAAATGCAAATCCAGATGCAGCGTCGATGATTGATCGAATGTTGAGGCTTCTTGCAAGCCATTCGGTTGTGGGATGCTTTGTGGGGTTTGATGAAGATGGAAAAATGCAAAGACTTTACAGCCTTAATCCAATTTCTAAGTATTATGTTCGTAATAAAGATGGAGTATCTGTGGCTTTTAACTTATCGTTGATTCAAGATAAAGTCTTCCTCGATAGTTG GAGTGAACTAAAGAATGCGGTTATCGAAGGAGAAGTTCCTTTTAAAAGGGGGGGCTCATGGAGTACTTGCTTTGAATACTGTGGATTGGATCCaagatttaaccaaattttTAACGCTGCGATGAGAAATCACTCCACCATGTTCATTGACAAAATTGTCAAATCCTACAAAGGGTTTGAAAACATCAAGCAACTGGTTGATGTTGGTGGTGGACTTGGTGTATGTCTTCAAATCATCACTTCTACATACCCTTCAATCAAAGGCATCAATTTCGACTTGCCACATGTCATTCAAAATGCCCCATCTTATCCTG GGGTAGAACATGTGGGAGGAGACATGTTTGAGAATGTTCCAAATGGAGATGCTATTTTCATGAAG TGGATACTACATGATTGGAACGATGATAAATGTGTGAAGTTGTTGAAAAATTGCTATGATGCAATTCCAAATGATGGAAAGATAATAGTAGTTGATGCAATTCCAAATGATGGAAAGATAATAGTAGTTGATGCAATTCATACAATGGTGCCCGAAACTACAAGTGCAACAAGAGCTGTGGCTCAAGGCGACGTGCTTATGATGACTCAAATTCGAGCAGGAAAAGAGAGAACGAGGGATGAATTCAAGGCCCTAGCAACCAAAGCTGGCTTTGAACATGTCAATTTTCACTCTTATGTATGTAATCTTTGGGTTATAGAGCTTTTTAAAATCTTCCAACCGGAAGGTTGA